The genomic region GCGGCACGCGCAATGCGCAACGCGGTCGCGCTGGGCGTACCGCATCTTGAGATCGAGATCGGAGCGGCACCGGATGCGCTTCGAGAATTGGCGGCGCCGGATGCTGTTTTTATCGGCTGCGGGACGGCTGGAGGCGCGGTTATCGAAGCGTGCTGGGCGGCACTGAAGCCGGGCGGCCGGATCGTCGCAAATGCCGTCACGATTGAATCCGAGCTTGGCCTGCTCGCTGCATATCATGGCCATGGCGGAACGTTGACGCGCTTGAGCGTTGAACGCGCCGAGCCGGTCGGATCGCGCACGACGTGGCGTCCGGCATTGCCGATCATGCAGTGGGTAGCGCAGAAACCTGCAGGTGCCTCATGATCGCGATCGGCATCGGTGCCAACAGCCGTGCGGAGCAGCGAGACTTTGCAGCGGCTTTGAATGACGCGCGGCAGAGCGCGGGCGGCGCTGACGTAGTTGCAACGTCTGAGGGTGCGGCTTTTGCCTCTTATGTGCGGGAGGCGGCGCGACAGGCATCGCTTTCATATCATGCCATTACATTGGAGAGCATGCGCGCACGAAACGGGGACTGTCTGACGCGTTCCGAGCGATCGCTTTCGCTGTTCGGCGTTGCCTCGATTGCGGAAGCGGCGGCCCTCGCCGGTGCAGGGCCTGGGTCGCGGCTGATCGCGCCGCGGCGGACAGTCGGCAATGTCACGATTGCGGCGGCGCAATCGGCGGACGAACGGGAGCAGGGGACATGACCGTGCATTTCATCGGTGCGGGTCCGGGAGCTGCCGATCTCATCACCGTTCGCGGGCGCGATCTCATCGCAAAATGTCCTGTCTGCCTTTACGCCGGATCGCTTGTGCCACAAGCGCTGCTAACGCATTGCCCGGCCGGCGCCGAGATCGTGGATACGGCTCCGATGACGCTCGACGAAATCATGGCGCGTATCGAGTTGGCGACGCGCGAAGGCAAGGACGTCGCGCGACTGCATTCGGGCGACCTCTCGATCTGGAGCGCACTTGGCGAGCAGTTGCGGCGGCTCGACCAACTCGGGATCTCCTATACGATTACCCCCGGCGTGCCGTCGTTTGCGGCGGCTGCGTCGGTGCTTGGCCGGGAGCTGACGTTACCTGAAGTGGCGCAATCCGTTGTGCTGACGCGCACGTCGGGGCGGGCGTCGTCAATGCCGGAAACGGAGCAGCTCGAGGCTTTCGCGGCGACGCGTGCAACGCTTGCGGTGCATCTTTCGATACACGCGATTGCTGATGTCGTGCGCCGCCTATTGCCATTTTACGGGCCCGACTGTCCGGCGGCCGTCGTCTATCGCGCGACGTGGCCGGACGAGCAGGTTATTCGCGGTACGCTCGGAACCATCGCGGAGAAGACTGCGGAAGCAGGTCCGGAGCGCACGGCGTTGATCCTGGTCGGCGAGGCGTTGGGGCGGGACGATTTTCGCGAGAGCGCACTTTACAGCGTCGATTATCGGCGCCGGTTCCGGGGCGGGGTGTCATGAGCGAAACTCGGACGCTGCCGCCCGGCATTGTGATCGCGGCGTCGCGTTCGGGCTCCGGCAAGACGACGATGACGCTCGGCCTGCTGCGGGCTTTGCAGCGGCGCGGGCTGCAGGTGCAGCCGTTCAAGTGCGGGCCGGATTACATCGACCCGGCGTTTCATGCCGTCGCGGCGGGGCGGTCATCGTACAATGTCGATAGCTGGGCGATGCGGCCGGATCATGCCGCGTACATCCTATCGGATGCATCTCAAGGCGCTGATATCGTCGTTTGCGAGGCGTTGATGGGGCTGTTCGATGGGGTGTCGCGGCCGGGTCTTTGGGGCAACGGCGCCAGTGCCGATATCGCCGCCGCCACGGGATGGCCTGTCGTGCTCGTCCTCGATATCTCGGGCCAATCGCAAACTGCTGCTGCGGTGGCGCGAGGATTTCAGGGCTATCGCGACGGCGTAACAATCGCGGCAGTGATTTTGAATAGGGCAGGCAGTCCGCGCCACATTCGCTTTGCAACAGATGCGCTCGAACGCGTTGGATTGCCGGTCGCAGGTGCGCTGCCGCGTGATACTGGCGTGGTGCTGCCGGAGCGGCATCTGGGACTTGTCCAAGCCGAGGAAACGGCGGAACTGGACAGCCGCCTCGATGCGTTAGCGGATTTCATCGAAGCACATGTCGATCTCGATAAGATCATGGGCTGCGCGTTTCGCGGACGTATGGAAGCGGGTGAGCCAAGGCCGGTGCCGCCGCCTGGACAACGGATTGCACTCGCGCGCGATGCGGCCTTCTCATTTGTTTATCCGCACGTGCTGGCGGGCTGGCGGTCCGCAGGTGCCGAGATCCTGCCGTTTTCACCGCTCGCGGACGAAGCGCCCGACGCGAGTGCCGACGTGGTCTGGCTCCCCGGCGGGTATCCGGAGCTACACGCGGGGGCGATCGCGAGTGCCTGGCGGTTCAAGGCAGCGATTTTCGAATTTGCTCAGTCACGTCCCGTTCATGGAGAGTGTGGTGGGTACATGGTGCTCGGCGCGGGATTGATCGATGCTGACGGCGAGCGACATGAGATGCTTGGCCTTTTGGGGCTTGAGACATCTTTCGCAGTGCGAAAAATGAACCTCGGGTATCGGCGAGCCGAACTCGTCGCGCCGTGTCCTTTGGGGGCTCCGGGCGATATCTTGATGGGGCACGAGTTTCATTATTCGCGCGTTCTTGCGTCTCCGGATGCGCCGCTTTTCAAACTGGAGAATTCCGACGGAGAAGCGCTGCAAAATGGGGGGAGCCGCCGCGGCTTTGCAACGGGATCCTTTTTTCACTTTATCGATAGATAGGCTACCGTTTCCCGGTCGTGTCGGGCTATATTTTCCGGTGAAGCTGCGCACCTTGGAATTCGCGCAATTCAATAGGTTACCGCCGGGCCGGAACTTTTCGGATCGTCATGCATTTAGGTCTGGAAGGTTCGTCGGGAACCCGGAGTACGAGCGAAAGTTACCACGGAATCCGTCAATAAGGTCTTTGTACGATGGGCACTGGCAGTGACCCCAAGCGGGGGGATTCAGTCACAATGCAAGCACCCTTACCGGTAGAGCTGCAGGGCCAGATTGGCCAGCGGTTGCGGGAGGCTTATATCGAACTCATCAATGAGCCGGTTCCTGATCGGTTTGTCGCGCTGTTGCAGAAATTGAAGCAGCGGGAGGATCAAGGGCAAGGAGGCCAGTCGTGACCAAGACCGACGACGACCTGCAGGCTCTGTTGATCAGTGCAGTGCCGAATCTTCGCGCGTTCGCGAATTCCCTGTGCGGGGATCCGACGCGCGCGGATGATCTCGTGCAGGACACGCTCGTTAAAGCATGGTCGAATTTGGAAGGTTTCGAGCGCGGATCGAACCTCAAAGCCTGGCTTTTCACCATTCTGCGCAATACCTACTTCTCGGAGCTTCGCAAGCGCCGCCGTGAGGTGGAGGATGCCGATGGGGCGCTGGCGGAACGTATGTCGGTGATGCCGGAGCAGCAGGTCCATATGGACCTCGTCGATTTCAAGAAGGCTTTCGGCAGCTTGAGCGATGATCAGAAGGAAGTGCTGCTGCTGGTCGGAGCCGAGGGCTTTTCGTATGAGGAAGCCGCAGAGATCACCAATGCGGCGGTCGGAACGGTCAAGAGCCGGGTCAATCGCGCCCGTGTCGCGCTGAACAAGGCTCTTGGTTTCGAAGATGGTGAGAATTTCAATCCGAATGGAGAATTCGTCGGCATCACTCGGGCTGTCAGTCGAGGGTGAGTGGGACGGACGAAACGATCGAATGAAGATGATCGCGTGCGGCACCGCACCGGTTGTCGTCTTGTCAATTACGAGCTTACGAGGTGAACAATGTCGATTGCCGAATCTATTGCTCCCCACCTTCCCTATCTCCGCCGATATGCCCGTTCGCTGACCGGCAGCCAGGCTTCAGGCGATAACTATGTCGCGGCCGTTCTCGAAGCACTGATTGCCGATTCCGACGCATTCGATAAGTCGATTGCACCGCGTGTGGCACTCTATCGGGCTTTCACGAAGGTCTGGAATTCTCTCGCCGTCAATCAAACGGCGGAAGAAGTCTCGCACGACAAGCCGCTGCCGGAGCGCCGCCTTGAGTCGATCACGCCGCTGCCGCGGCAGGCATTCCTGCTGGTCTCGGTCGAAGGCTTTTCAACCGCCGAAGCTGCGCAGGTTCTCGACGTCACGCCTGCGCATGTGACGGAGCTGCTGCAAATGGCCGGCGCCGAAATTGCAGAGCAGCTTTCGGCCGACGTTCTCATCATCGAGGACGAGCCGCTGATTGCCATGGATCTCGAAGCGCTGGTGGTCGATATTGGCCATCGCGTTCAGGGTGTCGCCCGTACGCATCAGGAGGCGGTCGAGGAGGTTGCGAGGAAAGCGCCCTCGCTCGTGCTCGCTGATATCCACCTTGCCGATGGCAGCTCAGGCCTCGAAGCGGTCAACGAAATTCTCGAGACCATCAGCGTGCCGGTGATCTTCATCACGGCGTTCCCGGAACGCCTGCTGACCGGCACTAAGCCTGAGCCCGTGTTCCTGATTACGAAGCCGTTCGAGCCTGCCGTCGTCAAGGCGATGATCAGCCAGTCGCTGTTCTTCGGCTTGAAATCGAAAAAGGCCGGACAGCGCGCGGCCTGATATCGGGACTTCAGCTTTAGATCTTTCGGGCGCGGACAAAGAATTGTTCTGCGCTCGATTTTGTGTTCGCGCCTGCGAAGCGAGGCTTGGATTACTTCGACGAGTTGTTCGTCTCCGAGCCCGAAACGGAATTTTGGTCGCGATCTTCAATTTTTTCCATCGCCGACTTTTCAGTCCACGTATAGCTCGGGGCATTCGTCAGCGTTTCCTTGGTCGCGTCGACAGTGGCGATGCGGCGGCCGTTCTTCTCGGTGAATGACAGCTCGTTGTAAGGAATGCCGACGTTCTTTTCGCCGACACCGAGGAAGCCGCCGAC from Hyphomicrobium sp. MC1 harbors:
- a CDS encoding cobalamin biosynthesis protein, whose protein sequence is MIAIGIGANSRAEQRDFAAALNDARQSAGGADVVATSEGAAFASYVREAARQASLSYHAITLESMRARNGDCLTRSERSLSLFGVASIAEAAALAGAGPGSRLIAPRRTVGNVTIAAAQSADEREQGT
- the cobM gene encoding precorrin-4 C(11)-methyltransferase; translation: MTVHFIGAGPGAADLITVRGRDLIAKCPVCLYAGSLVPQALLTHCPAGAEIVDTAPMTLDEIMARIELATREGKDVARLHSGDLSIWSALGEQLRRLDQLGISYTITPGVPSFAAAASVLGRELTLPEVAQSVVLTRTSGRASSMPETEQLEAFAATRATLAVHLSIHAIADVVRRLLPFYGPDCPAAVVYRATWPDEQVIRGTLGTIAEKTAEAGPERTALILVGEALGRDDFRESALYSVDYRRRFRGGVS
- a CDS encoding cobyrinate a,c-diamide synthase, whose translation is MSETRTLPPGIVIAASRSGSGKTTMTLGLLRALQRRGLQVQPFKCGPDYIDPAFHAVAAGRSSYNVDSWAMRPDHAAYILSDASQGADIVVCEALMGLFDGVSRPGLWGNGASADIAAATGWPVVLVLDISGQSQTAAAVARGFQGYRDGVTIAAVILNRAGSPRHIRFATDALERVGLPVAGALPRDTGVVLPERHLGLVQAEETAELDSRLDALADFIEAHVDLDKIMGCAFRGRMEAGEPRPVPPPGQRIALARDAAFSFVYPHVLAGWRSAGAEILPFSPLADEAPDASADVVWLPGGYPELHAGAIASAWRFKAAIFEFAQSRPVHGECGGYMVLGAGLIDADGERHEMLGLLGLETSFAVRKMNLGYRRAELVAPCPLGAPGDILMGHEFHYSRVLASPDAPLFKLENSDGEALQNGGSRRGFATGSFFHFIDR
- a CDS encoding NepR family anti-sigma factor; this encodes MQAPLPVELQGQIGQRLREAYIELINEPVPDRFVALLQKLKQREDQGQGGQS
- a CDS encoding sigma-70 family RNA polymerase sigma factor, translated to MTKTDDDLQALLISAVPNLRAFANSLCGDPTRADDLVQDTLVKAWSNLEGFERGSNLKAWLFTILRNTYFSELRKRRREVEDADGALAERMSVMPEQQVHMDLVDFKKAFGSLSDDQKEVLLLVGAEGFSYEEAAEITNAAVGTVKSRVNRARVALNKALGFEDGENFNPNGEFVGITRAVSRG
- a CDS encoding response regulator; translated protein: MSIAESIAPHLPYLRRYARSLTGSQASGDNYVAAVLEALIADSDAFDKSIAPRVALYRAFTKVWNSLAVNQTAEEVSHDKPLPERRLESITPLPRQAFLLVSVEGFSTAEAAQVLDVTPAHVTELLQMAGAEIAEQLSADVLIIEDEPLIAMDLEALVVDIGHRVQGVARTHQEAVEEVARKAPSLVLADIHLADGSSGLEAVNEILETISVPVIFITAFPERLLTGTKPEPVFLITKPFEPAVVKAMISQSLFFGLKSKKAGQRAA